The DNA region CACCCGCGCCGCCGCGATCTCCCCGGCGACGCGGGCGCGGACTCCCGCGACCCTTTCTCCTTCCGCCGCGATCTCCTCGACCGTGTCCTGCCAGAGGTCCAGGCCCTCGATCCCCTCCAGCAGTTCCTTCATCAGGGCCTGGTAGCGGTGCCGGTCGACCTGGGCCCGGGTGGCCTGGACCGCGGGCCCCTTGCGGGTGTTGAGCCGCCGGTAATGCAGGGCGCAGCCGTCGGTGACCCGGGCCATGATCCCCCCCAGGGCGTCGATTTCCCGGACCAGCTGCCCCTTCCCCAGGCCGCCCACCGCCGGGTTGCAGGAGAGCTTGCCGATCTCGTCCAGGTCCATGGTCACCAGGGCGGTCCGGCAGCCCATCCGGGCGGCGGCGGCGGCGGCCTCGCAGCCGGCGTGGCCGGCCCCGACGACGAGGATGTCGTAGCGATTCTTCATTCCAGGTGGATCATAGCTTCCTCCGGAAAAATCGGCAACGGTGAGGAAGAGGGGGCGGGAAGAGCGGGTTCAGGGTTCGGGGTTCAGGAAAAGAATTCAGGAGTCAGAATCCAGTATTCAGTAGCCCCCTCCCCCGGTCCAGGGAGATTTCTGCCCCTGATTACTCTGATTGGGGGAAGAATTCAGATACAGTATCCTAAATTCAGCAGACCCCACCACAGCCTCTCTGGGAGTCCACAGATTACACAGATAGGGAGTGTCCGGGTTCAGGACATAGGTAACACTTCCCGGAGTTTGTCATCAGTCCCCTGTGGAGTACGAGTTCGTTGCCGGTTATGTTCTTGCCGAACGGATGGAATCACTTTTTCCTTGCGTCGAAGCGGCAATCGGCTATATTGCCGTTTCTGGAAATACGATAGTTTGCTCCTTGAAATTCGATATTCCCCGGTAGTTTACCCGCCGGAGGCGGGCTCAATGGTACCCGCCAAACGTTGCCTACTCTGCCTGCGGCAGATGGCAGGCAAGGCGGGCAGGGAGCGGGTGGCGGTGATGGATTATTATGTCTACGTTCTTTTGAGCGAGAAAGACGGAAAACTTTATACGGGTATTTCACAAGCTCCGGAAGCTAGGCTTAAGGCTCATAACAGGGGCGAAACGCGCTCTACCAGGAGCAGGCGCCCCTTTGAGATGGTCTATTGCGAGAGAGTTGGGGACAGAAGAAAAGCGAGAGAAAAAGAGAAATTCCTCAAGTCGGGAATTGGGCGCGATTATTTAGCAAAAATTATTCCCCGGTAGCTCAATGGTAGAGCGGGTGGCTGTTAACCACTAGGCTGTAGGTTCGAGTCCTACCCGGGGAGCTCACAAAAAAAGGGGGGGCGTAACGCCCCCCCTTTTTTTGTGAGCTTTTTCTGTCTCGGGAAGCGAACGGACGTGAGTTCACCCCGAGCGTAGCGACGGGGAGTCCTACCCAAGGAGCCAGTTCGATGGCGCAGAGCGTTCAACGTTCTGCGCCATCGCTTTATCCGGCTCGGGCACAAACAATTCGGGGGGTAGGCCCTTGGGAGCGAGCTAGATGCGGTTACCGGAAACAACTGCCTGGTGGAGGGTGAGGTCGAGAATCCGATTTTGCGAATAATTTTAGATAATAACGCTTGAGCCGCACATTAACTGTGATAAAGTTATTATGCAAGTTTAATGATAAGGAGGCGGCATGCAAACAGAACTCGGGCAGCTCAAGCGATATATGAAAGAAACCTTAGACGTTGCGCTCGGCCCGAATACGTGGGCGGAGAGCATACATCTGCCGTTTTTCCTCCGGGACGCCTACACCTTCTTCGAAGTACGACTTTTTGATATGACCTACCTTTTTATGCTAGACCACGGCAAACAGGAGCAATCTCCGGCAACCGTCCGCAAACACATGGACCAGGTAAAAACCAAATGGGACGGAGAAATCGTCTATGTGAAGGAGAGGGTCACCGCCTACAACCGCAAACGGCTGATCGAGCACAAACTGCCCTTCGTGGTTCCCGGAAACCAGATGTACCTCCCCTTTCTGGGCATTGATCTGCGCGAGCATTTCAAGAAGCTTCGAGCCGAAACCATGACGTTCAGCCCCTCCACTCAGGCGCTGGTCATATATGTTTTGCTTCGTGGAAACGCGGAAGAGATAGTAACGCCAACCGATATGGCTCAATGTCTGGGCTATTCCGCTATGACGATGACTCGTGCCTTCGATGAACTGGAGTCCGCCGGCTTGGGCGAGATAATTTCCCAAGGTCGAGAACGCCGCCTAAGATTTATCGAATCCCCGAAAGATATCTGGGCAAAGGCTCAGTCTTTTTTACGCAGTCCGGTGAAGAAGCGGCTTTTTATCGATCGGCCGCACTTGGAACCACCGGGGCCGCGCGCAGGTCTGACGGCGCTGGCTCATTACTCGATGTTGGCCGAACCGGCCAATCCCGTTTTTGCCTTGAGCCGAGAAGATTGGAAATTGCTGAATCAGCGGCGGGAAGCCGAAAAGCTTCCCGCTAAGGAGCCGGGGGCACTCGAAATCGAGGTGTGGAGTTACGCCCCGGCCCTGTTTTCTGAAAATAAACTGGTGGATCGGCTGTCGTTGTATCTTTCTCTCAAGGGAAACAAGGACGAGCGTATTGAAGCCGCGCTAGAAGAAATGATGAAGGAACAACCATGGTAATAGGATTGGACCTCTTTAAAGAACACTTCCGTCCCTACGCGGACCGCTATGTGCTTATCGGGGGGACCGCCTGCGAACTGGCATTCGGGGAAACCGGCCTTCCTTTTCGTGCCACCAAAGACCTGGACATAGTCTTATGTGTCGAAGCGTTGGATAGATCATTCGTAGAAACATTTTGGGAATTCGTCCGGGGCGGAAAATACAAAGTCCAGCAAAAAGCGACGGGCAGGCGGCAATTTTACCGCTTCAAAGAACCTGCGACTAAAGGTTATCCATTCATGTTGGAGTTGTTTTCCCGAGCGCCCGATATGCTGCAGGTGGCCAATGAGAGCCACTTGACTCCCATCCCAATCGGCAAAGAAGTTGCAAGCCTATCCGCCATTCTCCTGGACGATGACTATTATCGCTTCCTTCAGGGCGGGAAAAAAGATTCGGATGGCCTTTCCTTTGTCGGCCCCGAGCACTTGATCCCTCTCAAAACACGTGCCTGGCTTGACTTGAGCAGGCGCAAGGAGAAAGGGGAGACTATCGACAGCAAGGATATCAAGAAGCATAGGAACGATGTTTTTAGATTATATCGAATCCTGAATCCGGACTTTGGCGGGGACATACCCGACAAGGTCAAAGACGATTTACGAGAGTTTGTTTCTTGCATGGAAACGGAAAAAATCGATTTCGAGTCATTAGGATTAGGTTCAACGAATCTTGACTCCGTGCTGGAAGAGATCCGGAGAATTTATGACCTTGATTAAAGCTATAGCCATCCCGATCACCCTAGGCCATTTCCCGGTCAAACTCGACGAGAAAGACTCCTTCACCCCTTCTGGCACTTGGTTTGCGTGACTGCTTTTCGCATATTATGCGAACTTGCCCTTGCCTCACCCCTCCGCGACGCCCATTCGGGTTAACATAACGAAACGTTATGTTAACTACGCCTCCCTCACTCGCCCCTCGCGCGTGCCGGTGGCCCGCGTCCACACGCCGCCTCCGCTCCGCGTCCCTCCCCCTTAAATCCCCCCGCCCGCCTCGGTCCAGCTTCGCCGGCCCGAGCCATCCCCCTAAAAAACAAGGCGCCCCACCCCGGCAGGGTGAAGCGCCGTAAATAAATCGGTTAAAGCGGAGTGGAAGCGGAGAGGGTACGAAGAGGGGCGTTTATGGGGAAAAGAAAACCCCCACACCGCCATAAGGCGATGCGGGGGTATCTTCCGGAGCCACCGGAGCCGCTTAGCTTCCGCTGGGCGGCATAAAAGGCGGATCAGGCGGCGTTCCAGCGTTGTCGATCAGATACTTCACATACAGTCCCAGGTAATAGTTGAACCCGGTCATGGGCTTACCCAGAGCCGTATTAGCCGCCTCCCAGGCATCTCTCGTCGCCTGGTCCTCCGCCTTATAAGCGGCCACCGCAGCGGAAAAGTATCCTCTGATCGTTTGCTGGGCGGTGGTATTAGGATTGGAGGGGATAACGTACTTCCGCGCGTAGTTAAGCCCCTTCCAGATCGAATAGACCAGCGCCTTCCCCAGCTTCCCCCTGGCGTCCAGGGAGAACAAAGGTCCGTGTAGTTTAGCCATTGTTCTGCTCCTTCTCGTTGTTGGTTGTGGTCTCGGCAGCCGGACCCGTATCCGGCTTACTCGGTTTGTCTTTATCGAAAATGGCCGTGATTACCCTGACCACGGCCTCAATAATCAGGGCGATCAGCCATTGGTAATCCTCAAGCCCCCCGCATTGTCTCTTCTCTCTCGGCATATCCATCCCCTTTGCTCCTAACTA from bacterium includes:
- a CDS encoding GIY-YIG nuclease family protein codes for the protein MVPAKRCLLCLRQMAGKAGRERVAVMDYYVYVLLSEKDGKLYTGISQAPEARLKAHNRGETRSTRSRRPFEMVYCERVGDRRKAREKEKFLKSGIGRDYLAKIIPR